A part of Gossypium hirsutum isolate 1008001.06 chromosome A07, Gossypium_hirsutum_v2.1, whole genome shotgun sequence genomic DNA contains:
- the LOC107953262 gene encoding F-box/LRR-repeat protein At1g67190 isoform X2, with protein sequence MDDVDEFSASTVIAWLMYTRETLRRLFYNVRTSPNVNILEICGRQKLETLALAHNSITGVEPNFQRFPCLKSLSLSHVSISALDLSLLLTACPKLESLELVNLEIAMSDAQVTVELSCPTLKSIYVEAISLDKFMLEADSIERLHLRDCALELFELIGIGTLKYFKIDDVSVIHLDIGETIDNLEVVDVSNFTIIWPKFYQMISRSSKLRKLRLWDVAFDDEDEVVDLETIAVCFPQLKHLALSYELRDGVMHYGLQGSSNLENVMVLELGWTVINDLFSHWVEELLKRCPNLRKMIIFGSVSEVKSHEECQILANFTSSIVQLMRKYMNVEVHFEFE encoded by the coding sequence atggatgatgTTGATGAGTTCTCGGCTTCTACTGTTATTGCGTGGCTCATGTATACAAGGGAAACCTTGCGCCGGTTGTTTTATAATGTACGGACTAGTCCGAATGTTAACATTCTTGAAATTTGTGGGAGGCAAAAGCTGGAAACATTGGCACTGGCCCACAATTCAATAACAGGGGTTGAACCTAATTTTCAGAGATTCCCTTGTTTGAAGTCTCTCTCTTTGAGTCATGTTAGTATTTCGGCTTTGGATTTGAGCCTTTTACTTACTGCATGTCCGAAACTTGAGAGCCTAGAACTTGTCAATCTGGAGATTGCAATGTCAGATGCACAAGTGACTGTAGAGTTGAGCTGCCCtacattaaaaagtatttatgtCGAAGCAATTAGTTTGGATAAATTTATGCTGGAGGCTGACAGTATCGAGCGTTTGCACTTGAGGGATTGTGCCCTTGAACTTTTTGAACTGATTGGGATAGGCACTTTAAAATATTTCAAGATTGATGATGTTAGTGTGATACATCTTGACATTGGTGAGACTATCGATAATCTTGAGGTTGTTGATGTCAGTAACTTCACAATCATCTGGCCAAAGTTCTACCAGATGATTTCAAGATCTTCAAAATTGAGGAAGCTTCGGCTTTGGGATGTGGCCTTTGATGATGAAGATGAGGTTGTGGATTTGGAAACAATTGCTGTATGTTTTCCACAGTTGAAACATCTAGCATTAAGTTACGAATTGAGAGATGGTGTCATGCATTATGGTCTCCAAGGGTCTTCTAATTTGGAGAACGTGATGGTGCTGGAGCTTGGATGGACTGTAATTAATGATCTCTTCTCGCATTGGGTTGAGGAGCTGCTAAAACGGTGCCCAAATCTtagaaaaatgattatttttgggTCTGTCTCTGAAGTCAAGTCGCATGAAGAATGCCAGATATTGGCCAATTTCACCTCATCTATTGTTCAGCTGATGAGGAAATATATGAATGTAGAGGTGCACTTTGAATTTGAGTAA
- the LOC107953262 gene encoding F-box/LRR-repeat protein At1g67190 isoform X1, which produces MEHLPVEVIGNILSRLGGARDVVIASVTCRKWREASRKHLHTLAFNSNDLPPYRDITPKQLEILITQTIFQTTGLQGLSILMDDVDEFSASTVIAWLMYTRETLRRLFYNVRTSPNVNILEICGRQKLETLALAHNSITGVEPNFQRFPCLKSLSLSHVSISALDLSLLLTACPKLESLELVNLEIAMSDAQVTVELSCPTLKSIYVEAISLDKFMLEADSIERLHLRDCALELFELIGIGTLKYFKIDDVSVIHLDIGETIDNLEVVDVSNFTIIWPKFYQMISRSSKLRKLRLWDVAFDDEDEVVDLETIAVCFPQLKHLALSYELRDGVMHYGLQGSSNLENVMVLELGWTVINDLFSHWVEELLKRCPNLRKMIIFGSVSEVKSHEECQILANFTSSIVQLMRKYMNVEVHFEFE; this is translated from the coding sequence ATGGAGCACCTACCAGTTGAAGTCATTGGAAACATTTTGTCTCGGCTTGGAGGTGCCCGGGATGTCGTGATAGCCTCTGTAACATGTCGGAAATGGCGAGAAGCTTCTCGGAAACACCTTCACACCCTAGCATTTAACTCTAATGATTTGCCTCCTTATCGTGATATTACCCCTAAACAATTAGAGATCCTGATTACTCAAACAATATTCCAAACTACAGGATTGCAAGGCCTatcaattttgatggatgatgTTGATGAGTTCTCGGCTTCTACTGTTATTGCGTGGCTCATGTATACAAGGGAAACCTTGCGCCGGTTGTTTTATAATGTACGGACTAGTCCGAATGTTAACATTCTTGAAATTTGTGGGAGGCAAAAGCTGGAAACATTGGCACTGGCCCACAATTCAATAACAGGGGTTGAACCTAATTTTCAGAGATTCCCTTGTTTGAAGTCTCTCTCTTTGAGTCATGTTAGTATTTCGGCTTTGGATTTGAGCCTTTTACTTACTGCATGTCCGAAACTTGAGAGCCTAGAACTTGTCAATCTGGAGATTGCAATGTCAGATGCACAAGTGACTGTAGAGTTGAGCTGCCCtacattaaaaagtatttatgtCGAAGCAATTAGTTTGGATAAATTTATGCTGGAGGCTGACAGTATCGAGCGTTTGCACTTGAGGGATTGTGCCCTTGAACTTTTTGAACTGATTGGGATAGGCACTTTAAAATATTTCAAGATTGATGATGTTAGTGTGATACATCTTGACATTGGTGAGACTATCGATAATCTTGAGGTTGTTGATGTCAGTAACTTCACAATCATCTGGCCAAAGTTCTACCAGATGATTTCAAGATCTTCAAAATTGAGGAAGCTTCGGCTTTGGGATGTGGCCTTTGATGATGAAGATGAGGTTGTGGATTTGGAAACAATTGCTGTATGTTTTCCACAGTTGAAACATCTAGCATTAAGTTACGAATTGAGAGATGGTGTCATGCATTATGGTCTCCAAGGGTCTTCTAATTTGGAGAACGTGATGGTGCTGGAGCTTGGATGGACTGTAATTAATGATCTCTTCTCGCATTGGGTTGAGGAGCTGCTAAAACGGTGCCCAAATCTtagaaaaatgattatttttgggTCTGTCTCTGAAGTCAAGTCGCATGAAGAATGCCAGATATTGGCCAATTTCACCTCATCTATTGTTCAGCTGATGAGGAAATATATGAATGTAGAGGTGCACTTTGAATTTGAGTAA